A window from Pokkaliibacter sp. MBI-7 encodes these proteins:
- a CDS encoding LysR family transcriptional regulator yields the protein MTIKQLRAFVAVAETLSFAEACSRVHLSQPALSLAIKSLEESVGGRLFSRTTRSLALTPDGEAFLPAAQRLVADWDDAQEDLHNRFKLRRGKVAIAAMPSFAANLLPQALLNFRQLHANINMEVHDVIAEQVVEMVSKGRVELGISFDPGPQEDLNFITLFDDEFIAVLPDGHELQHCEVIEGEQLFSYDFITLQRPSSVRLLIERRASELGLMPKTAFDTHQLATVGRMVATGLGVSAVPALCRQQMEEIGAICRPLRNPVISRRVGILSRRRSGLSVAAEAMQQVLIDTYRQTLR from the coding sequence ATGACCATCAAACAACTTCGGGCCTTTGTCGCCGTCGCCGAAACCCTGAGCTTTGCCGAAGCCTGCTCACGGGTTCACCTGTCGCAACCGGCACTCAGTCTGGCCATCAAGAGTCTGGAAGAATCTGTCGGCGGCAGGCTGTTCAGTCGAACCACCCGCAGCCTCGCGCTCACCCCCGATGGTGAGGCCTTCCTGCCCGCCGCCCAACGGCTGGTAGCTGACTGGGATGATGCCCAGGAAGACCTGCACAACCGCTTCAAGCTGCGCCGTGGCAAGGTCGCCATTGCGGCCATGCCGTCCTTCGCGGCGAATCTGCTGCCGCAGGCGCTGCTCAACTTTCGTCAGCTGCACGCCAATATCAACATGGAAGTACATGACGTCATCGCCGAGCAGGTGGTGGAAATGGTCAGTAAGGGGCGGGTCGAACTGGGTATTTCCTTTGATCCGGGCCCGCAGGAAGACCTCAACTTCATCACCCTGTTTGATGATGAGTTCATTGCGGTGCTACCTGACGGCCATGAGTTGCAACACTGCGAGGTGATCGAAGGGGAACAGCTGTTCAGCTATGACTTCATCACCCTGCAACGCCCCTCCAGTGTGCGTCTGCTGATTGAGCGCCGCGCCAGTGAACTGGGCCTGATGCCCAAAACTGCCTTCGACACCCACCAGCTCGCCACCGTCGGCCGCATGGTCGCCACCGGCCTCGGCGTCAGTGCCGTGCCGGCATTATGCCGCCAGCAGATGGAAGAGATCGGTGCCATCTGCCGGCCCCTGCGTAACCCTGTAATTTCCCGTCGTGTGGGCATTCTCTCCCGCCGCCGTTCCGGCCTGTCAGTGGCCGCCGAAGCCATGCAGCAGGTGTTGATTGATACCTATCGCCAAACCCTTCGATAG
- a CDS encoding EAL domain-containing protein, with protein MDTQPFSQARILIVDDTPVNVHLLESILDEAGYTELHGLTDPRQVEPFLHNEPAPDLVLLDIRMPYLSGYEVLEQIGRTLGESAPPVVVLTAQTDAETRSKALAMGALDFITKPFDQHEVLQRIHNILAVHSRSMERRNRSLELEAMVAERTAELQAQSLQEPVTGLPNRRALLMQAGEWLKQPQPLAGYFIVADGLDDIARLHGYTIAETLATQLGQLFSRSPLAGKGMLGCWGNHEFVFLLPQPAGQQPDAPLLLRTAERVARLLSGEHEVDDMRLSLTVRIGVSHNSRDSTAQELIRQAALALPKEGSSVSCQLYSAEMTRQLERRSQLVQQLRLAVQQQELHLVYQPKVDLRTGLLLGAEALMRWQNPLLGAISPLEFIPLAETTGLILPMGDWLLDESMQQLSQWRTQGVIDDRFVLAINLSGSQLMQEGFAEQLLSRCLHWSVPPQMIQVEITESTLMIDIHKAIGQLNRLSEVGISAAIDDFGTGYSSLAYLRQLPVQVLKIDRSFVTGIENNVEDRRLAETITTLAHNLGCQVVAEGVETESQARLLHQLKCEQGQGYYFSRPLSVADFEHYALTQSGNGTDHP; from the coding sequence ATGGATACACAGCCGTTTAGCCAGGCACGCATACTCATCGTCGATGACACTCCCGTCAACGTTCACCTGCTGGAGTCCATTCTCGATGAAGCTGGCTACACCGAACTGCACGGACTGACCGACCCGCGCCAGGTCGAGCCGTTTCTGCACAATGAACCCGCACCGGATCTGGTACTGCTGGACATTCGCATGCCCTATCTCAGCGGCTATGAGGTACTGGAACAAATTGGCCGGACGCTCGGCGAGTCAGCACCACCGGTGGTGGTGCTGACAGCCCAGACCGATGCCGAAACCCGTAGTAAGGCACTGGCCATGGGCGCCCTCGACTTCATCACCAAACCCTTCGATCAGCACGAAGTGCTGCAGCGCATTCACAATATTCTGGCGGTGCATTCCCGTTCCATGGAGCGGCGTAACCGCTCGCTGGAGCTGGAGGCGATGGTGGCCGAGCGCACTGCCGAGCTGCAGGCGCAGTCCCTGCAGGAACCAGTCACCGGCCTGCCCAACCGGCGCGCGCTGCTCATGCAGGCAGGCGAATGGCTGAAACAACCACAGCCGCTGGCAGGTTACTTTATTGTTGCCGATGGTCTGGATGACATCGCCCGCCTGCATGGCTACACCATTGCCGAAACCCTGGCGACCCAGCTCGGCCAGCTGTTCAGCCGCAGCCCGCTGGCAGGCAAAGGCATGCTCGGCTGCTGGGGTAACCATGAATTTGTCTTCCTGCTGCCACAGCCTGCCGGTCAGCAGCCCGATGCCCCCTTGCTGCTGCGCACCGCTGAGCGCGTCGCCCGCCTGCTCAGTGGCGAGCACGAGGTGGATGATATGCGCCTGAGCCTGACAGTGAGAATCGGTGTCAGCCATAACAGCAGAGACAGTACCGCACAGGAACTGATCCGGCAGGCGGCTCTGGCCCTGCCCAAAGAAGGCTCATCCGTCAGCTGCCAGCTTTATTCAGCCGAGATGACCCGCCAGCTGGAGCGGCGCAGTCAGCTGGTGCAGCAGCTGCGACTGGCCGTCCAGCAGCAGGAACTGCATCTGGTCTATCAGCCCAAAGTCGATCTTCGTACGGGTCTGCTGCTGGGGGCAGAAGCGCTGATGCGCTGGCAGAATCCGCTGCTCGGTGCCATTTCTCCGCTGGAGTTTATCCCGCTGGCAGAAACCACCGGCCTGATTCTACCCATGGGCGACTGGCTGCTGGACGAGTCCATGCAGCAGCTCAGCCAGTGGCGGACACAGGGCGTGATTGATGACCGTTTTGTGCTGGCGATTAATCTGTCCGGCAGCCAGCTGATGCAGGAGGGTTTCGCCGAACAGTTGCTGAGCCGCTGCCTGCACTGGTCAGTTCCGCCGCAGATGATTCAGGTGGAGATTACCGAGTCGACCCTGATGATCGATATTCACAAGGCCATCGGTCAGCTCAATCGCCTGAGTGAGGTTGGCATCAGTGCTGCCATTGATGATTTTGGCACCGGCTACTCCTCACTGGCCTACCTGCGCCAGTTACCAGTGCAGGTGCTGAAAATCGACCGCAGCTTTGTCACTGGTATCGAGAACAATGTAGAAGACCGGCGACTGGCGGAAACCATCACCACCCTGGCCCATAATCTTGGCTGCCAGGTGGTGGCGGAAGGAGTAGAAACCGAAAGTCAGGCCAGACTGCTGCACCAGCTGAAGTGTGAACAGGGTCAGGGTTACTATTTCTCCCGACCGCTGAGCGTGGCCGACTTCGAGCATTACGCACTCACCCAGAGCGGCAACGGTACCGATCACCCATGA